In the Glycine max cultivar Williams 82 chromosome 6, Glycine_max_v4.0, whole genome shotgun sequence genome, CCAGTTTTTCTCACttgcttctatttttttcttctttcacttCGTATTTGAAATCaagttaacaaaatttatatttctgcAGCTTTTGTTATTTGCGTTCATCTTAATTAAGaaagttttgttttttgagaaatttttaCAATCTAAAAATTAGTATTATGAAGggaataaattaaatctttgaaAATTGCATCATTACACATATAGTATTTGGAATATGTATTGTTGATTGACAGCTAATGAGTAATGACTTACCGAACAGATGCCTGAAGTGTAAACCTACAAAAGTTAAAGCAGCAGCAATAGTTtggtaattagttttaaatcaGATCGTTTCTCTTAAGTCTCATCACATTGCTCTTCTAATATAAATCTATAGTGGCTCAAATATTGTAAAGTCAGATAGCTTTTTCAGGATTATAAAAGCCAAAAATCTCTACCTACAATTGGGAACTGATATTAACGTGAAAATGGCAGCGTAAACAAAGAAACATGACAATAGCAAGCACTTCCACCCAAATTCCCAAGTCCCAAAAGATGTAAGCACATAAAGCAATTTAAAAGTTCCCAATTTTAATTGGTCTAATCAAGGTGATACAAAATACAGATGCCAGTCTTCAAAATGAGGAAGCCCTCTTCCACATTGAGTAGAATTGTAGAAAGTAGTAACAATTCAAACAAGCCTTATTGCAAATACTTGTCCCACTTAGGATCTTTGATAAACAAAGTCAGCCAACACGGAAACCTACCTCAACAgaaattctttataaaaaaagtaactttGAAATCATGATGTCTTCAAGTAACATATTATTTAGACCATGCATGTGACACAAGCTATCCCATTGTTTATTTGagaggaaagaaattaaataaaattaagtagaaacaaattgaattttgaatttaaaaaatgaaaagagagaaaattttaattttttattttaattttataaaaagttaaaagcttcttctctttttttcattttatttttccttcaataagacattttttttataactattcatttttttgtcttcttttttcccCCAGATAAATAGACCAGCAGTGcatcattttttaacattacGTCTTTGCATGCAAATCATGTACGTAAGTAACTATTACACAAAAATTGGAGTAAATTGAAAGTAATGCGAAACAAATATTACACTTTGCCTGTAAAGcaagaatataattaagaaCATAGTCCTCGCCCGATTTATAGAGAGGAgttggataaaattaattttgaaacatctgagaaaattatattactagaacatatgtttttttttaatttttcagaaagtatgaaaattgttttttctgACGATAAAACAAAATACTGTAACATAACTTAGgtttaaatgttaattataaatGAGACTAAAGTTCTATCAAACTTGACCTAAAAAAAGTTGTACCTTGACGTTGAGGCAAGAGGTGTGACCCAATAATTGCTTGTTGATTTCATTGTTAAGGACAAGCAATTTCGAAGTGCTGCTGAGCTAATTAGTTTAATACTTGACGTTTGAAAAATCGATGTGCAACGCCTTTTATGGACATGAAAGTCGCTTCCAAATGTTAGGCAACACGTTGGTTACTAAATTACCGCAAAAATTCAACTTCGTTTGCATAAATACGGTGTACTTTTTGAAGGTATCCACATATTTGTCAAAAAGTTGTGTGCATATTATTAGTCTATTACATATTTACACCTTGCTTCTACTATCTCCAACTTCAAACCCCTACTCATCCATTATTAGTATATACGCAAATGAGTAGGGTACTCATCAATCAGAACTTCGGAACaagacctttttttttatctgtgaaTTTGGGAAGCAGACTTAGTGGTTAAGCATAGGGCATCACCTCTTACAAGAACTGTTAAATCTAGAAATGATACTAGTTTTAATTTatggtgcaattttttttttttaaaaaaaggaaatgaaaaacTGAGACCTCATGATGCTGAAGGCATTTTGaacagttcttttttttttatttttacttaaaacaCTTAGCAAAATTAAGGAATAATAGATAATTTGTTTCATATGATGACACAGTTTTGATAACATGCACGCGTACACACATTGGTTTTGGACGTTTGATATATATACTCTCCtaacatttttttgtattttttcattcaaaagaCTTGGAAGACCTTGTTTAAAGGAAATCAAATTCCTTCAACTTGAACCAATATGCGTTATTAACTGAGTTTTCTTTCCCTTTACTAAACTTTTATGCCCACGGTAttaaatatttgtctttattaatCAATTACGTATTCGCAACTGCAAGCACCTTATTTACAGAATTCACAACTATATGATTATAGCCAACCTCCGTAATACACCTTAATTGTTCCCAAATGTGTGGGCTAATTTCAAAATCGCAATGCAATGTGTACGTCCGGTCCCAAATTGAATCCCATACGTGGGTTGGTTAATTGGGATAGAAAATGTGCTGGACGCATTACTAATTTGGCCCAAGCCCATTTTAGGCTCGGTTTACAAGTTGGTGTTGGTATTGAACAAAGTGTTGTTAGACACTTCTCACAAGAGGATAGTATATCGAGTCTAACATATGGAGTTACATGACTAGCTTTGATTCAAGATGTTAGATATTAGTGTGCTTGATTCATGTTTGGGCTATGGGTGGATGATCAACCAATAATAGGTTCTACTTATGTATTCTCCAAAATTAATACACAAGCGCATCTATTTCAATATAATagttgtaatttatattttctttggcTTGAACGTCTGTGAACCTGCTGTTAAATGTGACTAGTGAGTAATACAGCTCTGCTACGAACAACTTTTATAGCAGGCATTAACCTTTTAACTATGTAATGTAATTAAGAGTTTACAACCTTTTATTTTAGGTAGTTAAGAGCATATATAATTGTAACGAAAGAATACTATGAGATATTAAGGTTCTAAAACATCATATGATAAAGTGAAATGAGAAGCGACACCTCAACAGAAATACTAACTTGATAAAATTACAATGCAATGACCAGTAACTTCTTAGTTATGAGATGCTTACAGTATAGATGTGTTTAATGGCAATGTAGATGCATAAGGGAGAGGATTCTACTCTAATGATAATAATAGTGTTTAATGGTCGCATTCAGTCTAACATGGATGGCAACTGACCAAATGTGTTGGAATAGGGATAGGTCATCCTCACCAATTCCATCGAAATTTGTAACCGCGCTTGGTTCAGACAAATAGAAGAGTTGCATTCGTTATTTCATGATAACCTATAATAAGCCATTTTTTTGGTGGGTAAGGAGAGAATGACTGCTTCATCCTAGTTAAACAGGCCCTTGACTTTTATAAATTCATTCACATGATGTAGGAAGAGAATTCTCGTCCCATACACTTCTTTTTCAGTCAAGGTTCCAGCCAATAAAGAAGCAAAAAGAATAAAACGCATTTAAGTCCTCTGATGGAGAAAAGAAGACAGAGAAGCATCACGGATACCAACACACGCTCAAAGCATTAGTAACAAGCTAACAGCAACTCATTCAGCCCATTTTTTATCTAACAGAACTTATCAGACTACCACTGctattttaaaattcttgttAACAGATTGGATAATTGACATTCAAAAGCAACTCACAATTTAGGGCTTCATTTCATGACACACCCAATCACCAAGTCAAAATTTGCCAATACACAACTCGGAAGCAAAAGCCAGAATGCAAAATAGTAAAAGAGAATCAAGAAATGCCATAATTACATCAAATTCTATACCCCTGCTTTATTGACATCAAGTACAAGAAGTAGCAGCTTCACTCTAATAATTTCCCCACCTTATTACCTCAAATATACTTacaatataagtaaaaaaaaacctGTTGGTAATGGTATTAATATTCATATCCATAAAAACTTTCAACAtgacacagaaaaaaaaatgtcagcTTATCCTTAAACtcaactatatataaaaaaaaaggtttacatGAATTCAAGTGCCGATGGAATCAGCACTAACCCAAGTCCAATAATGCTTCTTAACAGAAACAGCTTCATCCGCAACAATTTTGTCTTCAAAAACCCCTCCATACTCATCCACCTCGTAGGTGCAAAAATCCCCTTCGGGCAAACACTCCACGGTGGCACTGAGCGTGTGCAAAACGTAGCAACCGGGCAAACCCGGGTAAGAACCCGAATCTCGCTCTTCAACCCTCATCTCATACGAATTGGGATCAATGGTGACAATGTCATCGATTTCAAAATTCTTCGCTCCGCCACCAATCGCAGACCCGAGCTCCTCCATAATCCCTCTGACGGCGGCGGATTCGGGGTCCTCGTTGGGCTTCATCTTCTCCGACAGGGGCCTCCCGCGCTTCCTAACGCTGCCGTCCGACAAATCCTGATGCGACTCCACTAGGATTCTGCCGTGTTTTCCGGTGACGCGGACGAGGACGACGTGTACGGTTCGAACCGGAGGGGTGGAGTCGGCGAGGGAGGTTTCGCCCTGGGAGAGCTCGAGCCAGAGGTTGTGCACGTTCTTCGTACCGGGCTTCACGCCCCACGAGGCGAAGGATTCCGAGGGGAGCCGCGGCTTCAGCCATTCCGAGAGCGACTGCGGGGACGCGAAGCTGTGGCGGCGGGGAGGGAGGTGGGaattgaggttgttgttgtttttcgaGGATGTTGAGGTTGTTGTTATCGTTGTGAGGGACATGGCGGGGATTTTGAGGAATCGACGCGGGAAGGGGCAGCGGGTGGAACCACCGATGTGGGGCTTCGAGGAGGAGACTAGGAAGCAGACGGAGAGGGCCGTGAGGAGGAGATCCGGCAGAGAGGGGAGGGTCGTCTGCGTCGGCGGCGGGAACATCTCAACCGCGGCGTGTGGTGGCGAAGCGATGATGCGGCGTGTGGGGGGTGCGTGTGTTGATGGAAAGGTCCATGGTGGGAAAAATAGAGGAGAATGGAGTTGGGGTCAAAATTAAGTGGTTTTgtgcaaaaataaataagaggtCGGGTATGGCTTTGTAAATTGCGTTTTCGGATTAGATATTATTATTCTGCTTCTGCTGcgcttttatattcttttttgtttttacttgtgCACTTGTGTTGCCCTTCTCTGTGGTTTGGGGTATTTGGGCTTTCTTCCTGTTACGTGGCTTCTCTCACTGTGTCTCATTTCTGTGGTTGTCAACTCTTCTGGTCCCACTTTTTGCTTTAATTGGACTGGAGCGCTAGAATGTGGCCTGCATCTTTTACAGGCCCAATAATGGTCTTGTgcatttgctctctttttttttttgttaatatttttaaaacttcccACCtcattgtttattattattattatggtagGCATGAGTCAAACACTTCTCAACTAACATTTCAATTGCTAATAAAACTACAAAGTTACTTATTCATGTATAGTGGGAGAAAGTGtacatttggaagaaaaaaaatataaaagtgattaGCTTTACTttgtttatcataaaaaaaatattctttaatagGTTACTCATTAAGAAGGCACCATACAAGAGTTAAAAAAGATTGACACGGGGGATATTAATAAACGTCTTCCTTTtcgagttaattttttttctttttttccagtTTGAAAATCAAGTgatttcattattaatattagcTCACTTAGATGACTTGgatgaagaaaggaaagaaaagacaaTAACTTAGTTTATAGCTGTAGTCTCACATGGTGTAATAAATAATAGCTAAATATATCCTTCTCTGCAagtcatgttttctttttttttgcttctgtTGACTAGGCAAGCTATTTATGCTAAACAGTAAACAGAGTAATATACGTATCGTGCAGTTGTGTATTTTTCCTTTGATGGAAGACTATACTTAATTCATTTGCATTCTTCTTGTTTTTTCGCTTAAGCTTTGATGTATCGGAGCTCTTCAACTCTTCTACTCAGAGAGGGCAAGGAATTTGCATTCGTAGAAGTGGACTTCGAATCAACGGCAAGGTTATAATACAAGTGGAGCATCCACGATTGTGACTCTAAATCCCACTAGTTTGTATTATGTACATCGAACAAGAATCCTACTGCAATTGTGGTTTCACCACCATTGAGTGGAGAAACTTTCCCACTTGGGCCAACATTGATGAAGCAAGCGTTGATTTCAAAGAATAAATATAGATTCATTGTTGACACGATTCGAGTACCAAATGTGGGGGGATCCAAGCTATGAAGCATGGGAAAGATGCAACAATCTCATCCATTCCTGGATCCTAGGTTCGTTATCACCTTTTATGGGTCAAAGtgttgtttatatataaaaaaaatgtttttaatgtcTGGAATGATTTGAAAgaaagattttctcaaggagaTCTCTTTCGAATTGCTGAGTTACAACAAGAATTACATGGTTTAAGCCAAGAACATTGCTGTTTGTGGGAGGAAATGGAACTCTTAAAGTCAATGCCTCATTGTACATGTCCAGTAAGTTAAGTTTGTCTGGCTATGAGAAATGCTAAGATCCATTGCCAACAAGACTATATATTATTCGTTTTCTAATATTGAATAGggcttttttttaatgatattctAGCGGGAGAGACAGATTCAACTTGAAGTTTCTTAATGCATTCAAGAACAAGAAACCGACAGGCAACAGATAGAGGTAGAGGCAGAGGTGGAGGATCCAACTATAAATATGAACAGGAAATGGAAATATACGTACACTTTGTGGAAAAATGTAGACATATAATGGAAACATGATCCAAAAAACATGGCTACCTATAACAACAACAGCTCATGTCTGAACAGTTCCAATTTGAAAGAGGGTGATGTCCAGGCTGATAACAAAAGTGTTAACTATAATGATGAATCAGAATGTATGATGCTACTAAAGAACAATATGAAGCACAGTTAGCTTATGGAACAAGTGTCATATCATGCAATTTTAAGAGGCTtatggaaaatattttattttaaaagaataatcaTTTGCTCATAGAACACGTGAAACTTGTGTTTGGATACTCCATCGATTAACATAGAATCACATAAAAGTTACTTTCATTTGTGTTAAAGTAAACACACGTGTAATCTTAATTGACATAAAACATGTGGGTAGTATACTCCATTACACAAAACTAAAAAGAA is a window encoding:
- the LOC100804392 gene encoding uncharacterized protein; amino-acid sequence: MFPPPTQTTLPSLPDLLLTALSVCFLVSSSKPHIGGSTRCPFPRRFLKIPAMSLTTITTTSTSSKNNNNLNSHLPPRRHSFASPQSLSEWLKPRLPSESFASWGVKPGTKNVHNLWLELSQGETSLADSTPPVRTVHVVLVRVTGKHGRILVESHQDLSDGSVRKRGRPLSEKMKPNEDPESAAVRGIMEELGSAIGGGAKNFEIDDIVTIDPNSYEMRVEERDSGSYPGLPGCYVLHTLSATVECLPEGDFCTYEVDEYGGVFEDKIVADEAVSVKKHYWTWVSADSIGT